The Nitrospiria bacterium genome includes a window with the following:
- a CDS encoding two-component regulator propeller domain-containing protein, protein MRKTGRVHPRRAAFIVALMLSVLSPAACGQKPPAPPTAQKNPVPESRAARPADEAWANFTTGANVKAMALEGDRLWMGLPNGIIRYDTDTVDSHEVFTPASTQGGLLSKGIYTLKVDRNGLKWIGTYGGGLTLYDGKTWKTYTVADGLGDQWVYDIVFDGDRTWIATWKGVSVFDGKRFRNYTEKDGLMDKWVYSIALDHDRVFWFGTESGVNRFDGKTWSGYTHKDGLGADVEPAAPAAPEKAASPDPAVPPPPSSGETDYGSTGSPSMPHHMGPGKRNAGPNPNFVIAAAVGHDNAKWFGTWGAGLSRFDGKTWTTFTKKDGLGGNFIHALAVDADGFVWAGTNGGASWYDGERWRNFSKDDGLVDNNVFSIVFDDKGNRWFGTWQGLSRHHGKLPS, encoded by the coding sequence GTGAGAAAGACCGGCAGGGTTCATCCGCGTCGGGCCGCTTTCATCGTCGCTCTGATGCTTTCGGTTTTGAGCCCCGCGGCCTGCGGCCAAAAACCGCCGGCGCCGCCGACCGCGCAGAAGAATCCCGTTCCGGAGTCCCGCGCGGCGCGTCCCGCGGACGAGGCCTGGGCGAATTTCACGACCGGCGCCAACGTGAAGGCGATGGCCCTGGAAGGGGACCGTCTCTGGATGGGCCTGCCCAACGGGATCATCCGCTATGACACCGACACGGTCGACAGCCACGAAGTCTTCACGCCCGCCTCCACGCAGGGCGGGCTCTTAAGCAAGGGGATCTACACGCTCAAGGTGGACCGAAACGGCCTCAAATGGATCGGGACCTACGGCGGCGGGCTGACCCTGTACGACGGAAAAACCTGGAAGACCTATACCGTCGCGGACGGCCTCGGGGACCAGTGGGTCTACGACATCGTGTTCGACGGCGACCGGACCTGGATCGCCACCTGGAAGGGCGTCAGCGTCTTCGACGGAAAACGGTTCAGGAATTATACCGAGAAGGACGGCCTGATGGACAAGTGGGTCTACTCCATCGCGCTGGACCACGACCGCGTCTTCTGGTTCGGGACCGAGTCGGGCGTGAACCGCTTCGACGGAAAAACCTGGTCGGGCTACACGCACAAGGACGGACTCGGGGCCGACGTGGAGCCGGCGGCCCCGGCCGCGCCGGAGAAGGCCGCGTCCCCCGACCCGGCCGTCCCGCCGCCTCCCTCGTCCGGGGAGACCGACTACGGCTCGACCGGATCGCCGTCCATGCCCCATCATATGGGCCCCGGGAAGCGGAACGCCGGGCCCAACCCGAACTTCGTCATCGCGGCCGCGGTGGGACACGACAACGCCAAATGGTTCGGAACCTGGGGGGCCGGCCTCTCGCGCTTCGACGGAAAAACCTGGACGACCTTCACGAAGAAGGACGGCCTCGGCGGAAACTTCATCCATGCCCTGGCCGTGGACGCCGACGGCTTCGTCTGGGCCGGGACGAACGGCGGCGCGAGCTGGTACGACGGCGAGCGGTGGCGGAACTTCTCGAAGGACGACGGCCTGGTGGACAACAACGTCTTCTCGATCGTGTTCGACGACAAGGGCAACCGCTGGTTCGGGACCTGGCAGGGCCTCTCCCGCCATCACGGTAAACTTCCCTCGTGA
- the tolB gene encoding Tol-Pal system beta propeller repeat protein TolB has translation MLHGNRFRVRRGVWPLLLVLLCAFARPAPGAEVFLSATRSEAEKIPLGILQVAAPPTLVQRSSEIQTVLESDLRRSQVFRVVHPTPFPELANGEEPTTEVIQKAGKQDVQAAVWIALSQKGEDLVLEGRVYDGKGGQMVMGKRYLGQAAYLRSIIHRFSDEIVFQYTGERGIAETRVAFGSLVTGNKELYLMDYDGYNVRKITNDRNLDLSPRWSPDGNWITYTSYRGGGPAIYTLDLMSGRLWKVVGYAGLNISPAWSPSGQGLLFAGTMDGPAQIYWVDKEGKGLKRLTVDESDNLSPSWSPPGTEIAFTSNRGGSPQIYVMNADGSNVRRLTFAGDYNTTPAWSPKGTAIAYTCRVDGRLRICAISPDGSKTAQLTDGPGEDEAPTWSPDGKHLIFSSTRMSEGDLFMVNADGMDLERLTFSGAKNNNPAWSP, from the coding sequence ATGCTTCATGGGAATCGCTTCCGGGTTCGACGAGGGGTCTGGCCGCTTCTGCTCGTTCTTCTGTGCGCCTTTGCCCGTCCGGCCCCGGGCGCCGAGGTCTTCCTGAGCGCGACCCGGTCGGAGGCCGAAAAAATTCCGCTGGGCATTCTTCAGGTGGCCGCGCCGCCGACGCTGGTCCAGCGTTCGAGCGAGATCCAGACCGTCCTGGAAAGCGACCTCCGCCGCTCGCAGGTTTTCCGCGTGGTCCATCCGACGCCGTTTCCGGAATTGGCCAACGGGGAGGAGCCCACGACCGAGGTGATTCAAAAGGCCGGGAAGCAGGATGTCCAGGCCGCCGTCTGGATCGCGCTCTCCCAGAAGGGGGAGGACCTGGTGTTGGAAGGGCGGGTGTACGACGGCAAGGGCGGTCAGATGGTGATGGGCAAGCGGTACCTGGGCCAGGCGGCCTACCTCCGGTCCATAATCCACCGGTTTTCGGATGAAATTGTTTTTCAGTATACCGGCGAGCGGGGCATCGCCGAAACCCGCGTGGCCTTCGGTTCCCTGGTGACCGGGAACAAGGAGTTGTATTTGATGGACTATGACGGGTATAATGTCCGGAAAATTACCAACGACCGGAATCTGGACCTGTCGCCCAGATGGTCGCCCGACGGGAACTGGATCACCTACACCTCCTATCGCGGCGGCGGGCCCGCGATCTACACCCTGGACTTGATGAGCGGCCGGCTCTGGAAGGTGGTCGGATACGCCGGCTTGAATATTTCGCCGGCGTGGTCGCCGTCGGGACAGGGCCTGTTGTTTGCCGGGACGATGGACGGGCCGGCGCAGATCTACTGGGTCGACAAGGAAGGCAAGGGGCTGAAGCGGCTGACGGTGGATGAAAGCGACAACCTGTCCCCGAGCTGGTCCCCCCCGGGCACCGAGATCGCGTTCACGTCCAATCGCGGGGGCAGCCCGCAGATTTACGTGATGAACGCGGACGGGAGCAACGTCCGGCGCTTGACCTTCGCGGGCGACTACAACACCACGCCGGCCTGGTCGCCGAAGGGAACGGCGATCGCGTACACCTGCCGCGTCGACGGGCGGCTGCGGATCTGCGCGATCTCGCCGGACGGGTCGAAGACGGCCCAGCTGACCGACGGCCCCGGCGAGGATGAAGCGCCCACCTGGTCTCCCGACGGGAAGCATCTGATCTTCAGCTCGACCCGGATGAGCGAAGGGGATCTCTTCATGGTGAACGCGGACGGGATGGACCTGGAACGGCTGACCTTCAGCGGGGCCAAAAACAACAATCCGGCCTGGTCGCCCTGA
- a CDS encoding energy transducer TonB: MTIRGADFGLKKMLALSVLFHVGAAALILAVALSRSTHRLGAHVYQVDLVTLPPAPAAPPAPVRETSPPAAPPRVEVKKPAITPPPKTIRPSAKIPPPAKPKQAPPPKEAAPTPPSGAKPSDNVSAVAPATKLETGIEVPDFKFPYYTENIRRKIEMSWSPPPMESTAQLKEAVVGFVLYPNGKIGDPRIEKSSGNAFFDQAALRAVYQANPLPPFPQGLREVSLTIHFSFTLMKKS, from the coding sequence ATGACGATCAGGGGCGCGGACTTCGGGCTCAAGAAGATGCTGGCCCTTTCGGTCCTGTTTCACGTCGGCGCGGCGGCGCTGATTTTGGCGGTCGCCCTCAGCCGGTCGACGCATCGCTTGGGCGCGCACGTGTATCAAGTGGACCTGGTGACGCTGCCGCCGGCTCCGGCCGCGCCGCCGGCTCCGGTCCGGGAGACGTCGCCGCCGGCCGCGCCGCCCCGGGTCGAGGTCAAGAAGCCGGCGATTACGCCGCCGCCGAAAACGATCCGGCCGTCGGCCAAGATTCCGCCCCCGGCGAAACCGAAACAGGCGCCTCCGCCGAAGGAGGCCGCGCCGACGCCGCCGTCCGGCGCGAAGCCTTCCGACAACGTTTCGGCGGTCGCCCCGGCGACGAAGCTCGAGACGGGAATCGAGGTTCCGGATTTCAAGTTTCCATATTACACGGAAAACATCCGCCGGAAGATCGAGATGTCCTGGTCGCCGCCGCCGATGGAGTCGACGGCCCAGCTCAAGGAGGCCGTCGTGGGTTTTGTCCTGTACCCGAACGGGAAGATCGGGGATCCCCGAATTGAAAAGAGCTCCGGGAACGCGTTCTTCGACCAGGCCGCCCTTCGGGCGGTCTACCAGGCCAACCCTTTGCCGCCCTTTCCCCAGGGACTCCGCGAGGTTTCTCTCACGATCCATTTCAGTTTCACGCTGATGAAAAAGAGCTGA
- a CDS encoding biopolymer transporter ExbD, producing the protein MINGAQNRRLMSEINVVPLVDVVLVLLVIFMVTAPLLYRGLDVDLPRTATNTIAPEERAVLTVNRQREIYLDKDAVSADRLLGALEQLKGRSPDVSLYLRADREVPYGVVVQVMDTVKRAGIERLGMVTEPAAESRRDERK; encoded by the coding sequence ATGATCAACGGGGCGCAGAACCGGAGGCTGATGTCGGAGATCAACGTGGTCCCGCTGGTGGACGTGGTCCTGGTGCTGCTGGTCATCTTCATGGTCACCGCGCCGCTCCTGTACCGGGGCCTCGACGTCGATCTTCCCCGGACGGCCACGAACACGATCGCCCCGGAGGAGCGGGCGGTCCTGACCGTGAACCGGCAGCGGGAGATCTATCTGGATAAGGACGCGGTTTCCGCCGACCGGCTTCTCGGCGCGCTGGAGCAGCTGAAGGGGCGGTCTCCGGACGTGTCGCTGTATCTTCGCGCGGACCGCGAGGTGCCGTACGGCGTGGTGGTCCAGGTTATGGATACGGTCAAACGCGCGGGCATCGAGCGGCTGGGCATGGTGACCGAGCCCGCCGCGGAATCCCGTCGCGACGAAAGAAAGTAG
- the ybgF gene encoding tol-pal system protein YbgF — MRRGGIGKGMFVRRAGARDRAPLRRTVWTAVAVLGCLVLGVAGCATQADVVDLQTEMEKNRAERDEIQNRLRVVESYFKERSTTVQRSQADIVIKLDQVATDLQTAQGKLEENSHLLADLSQRMDDQTFHSKELTDRLDVLDGQIAALGKSVADLEKAAGGPAAGAAPDQKPPGTGEAKPPAAPADQTIVLPGRPTERDKTTGMSPSEAYGLAYNDYLKGNYDLSLMGFQSFLTQFKTTSLAPNAQYWIGESFYGKKDYVKAIDAFDKVVADFPKSDKVPGALLKAGYASIELGDRVKAKTYLKKVVENYPLTNEGKLAKNKLAELK, encoded by the coding sequence ATGAGAAGGGGTGGGATCGGGAAAGGGATGTTTGTCCGTCGGGCGGGGGCGCGCGACCGCGCGCCCCTGCGCCGCACGGTTTGGACGGCCGTCGCCGTCCTCGGGTGCCTCGTCCTCGGCGTCGCCGGTTGCGCGACCCAGGCGGACGTGGTCGACCTGCAAACCGAGATGGAAAAAAACCGGGCGGAACGGGACGAGATCCAAAACCGGCTCCGGGTCGTGGAAAGCTATTTCAAGGAGCGTTCCACGACGGTCCAGCGCAGCCAGGCCGACATCGTCATCAAGCTGGACCAGGTCGCGACCGACCTCCAGACCGCGCAGGGGAAGCTGGAGGAGAACAGCCATCTCCTGGCCGATCTCTCCCAGCGGATGGACGACCAGACCTTCCATTCGAAGGAACTCACCGATCGTCTGGACGTGCTGGACGGCCAGATCGCGGCGCTCGGAAAATCGGTGGCCGATCTCGAAAAAGCCGCCGGGGGCCCCGCGGCGGGCGCGGCCCCGGACCAGAAGCCGCCCGGGACCGGCGAGGCGAAACCGCCGGCGGCCCCGGCCGATCAAACGATCGTCCTTCCCGGACGGCCGACCGAAAGGGACAAGACGACCGGAATGTCCCCGTCGGAGGCGTACGGGCTGGCCTACAACGACTACCTCAAGGGTAACTACGATCTTTCGCTGATGGGGTTCCAGAGCTTTTTGACGCAGTTCAAGACGACCAGCCTCGCCCCGAACGCCCAGTACTGGATCGGCGAGTCGTTCTACGGAAAGAAGGATTACGTCAAAGCGATCGACGCGTTCGACAAGGTGGTCGCCGATTTTCCCAAGAGCGACAAGGTTCCCGGGGCGCTCCTGAAAGCGGGCTACGCCAGCATCGAACTCGGCGACCGGGTCAAGGCCAAAACCTATCTTAAGAAAGTGGTCGAGAACTATCCGCTCACCAACGAGGGAAAACTGGCGAAGAACAAGCTGGCCGAATTGAAATAA
- a CDS encoding MotA/TolQ/ExbB proton channel family protein, translating to MPLIDTFDTSVIDLILSASIVTQAVLIVLLVFSLVSWAIIFQKFFLFRKAAAEDKRFFSLYWKVQSLIELRKAAMRMQRSPVARIFLAGMERMDPGFSLKSEDDLRRIEDSGRTTGLKILERTLKRAVDEQIGALESYLSFLATTGNVSPFIGLFGTVLGIISAFQGISRQGTASITAVAPGVSEALVATAAGLLAAIPAVVAYNYYVSRIRVMASDMETFSAEFLSLVEERVVSPGAQSRAAAAKVGAE from the coding sequence GTGCCCCTGATTGATACGTTCGACACCAGCGTCATCGACCTGATTCTTTCCGCCAGCATCGTCACCCAGGCCGTTCTGATCGTCCTCCTGGTTTTCTCGCTCGTGTCGTGGGCCATCATTTTCCAAAAATTCTTTTTGTTCCGCAAGGCCGCGGCCGAGGACAAGCGGTTCTTCTCCCTCTACTGGAAGGTGCAGAGCCTGATCGAGCTTCGGAAGGCCGCCATGCGCATGCAGCGGTCCCCGGTGGCCCGCATCTTCCTGGCCGGCATGGAGCGCATGGACCCGGGCTTCTCGTTGAAGTCGGAGGACGATCTGCGGCGCATCGAGGATTCGGGACGGACGACCGGGCTTAAAATACTGGAGCGGACCTTGAAGCGCGCGGTGGACGAGCAGATCGGGGCGCTCGAGTCCTACCTTTCCTTTCTGGCCACCACCGGGAACGTCTCGCCCTTCATCGGCCTCTTCGGAACGGTGCTGGGGATCATCTCGGCCTTTCAGGGCATCAGCCGCCAGGGAACGGCCAGCATCACGGCCGTGGCCCCGGGCGTGTCGGAGGCCCTGGTGGCCACCGCCGCCGGCCTCCTCGCGGCCATCCCGGCCGTCGTCGCCTACAATTATTACGTCAGCCGCATCCGGGTCATGGCCTCCGACATGGAAACGTTTTCGGCCGAGTTCCTGAGCCTCGTGGAGGAGCGGGTCGTTTCGCCCGGGGCCCAAAGCCGCGCGGCCGCGGCGAAGGTGGGCGCCGAATGA
- the pal gene encoding peptidoglycan-associated lipoprotein Pal, whose protein sequence is MRNHHSIYLALMGGLGTVLLLSGCPKKVETTKAAAPVQEQAPAPAPEPSNPEPAPPPKVEETPVAKPAEMPSQGLADAYFDFDKYNIRDDARAALENDARWLKENPKVRVKIEGHCDERGTNEYNLALGERRAKAVRQVLTTLGVEAARLSTISYGEERPVCTQHDETCYAKNRRAHFTVQ, encoded by the coding sequence ATGCGAAATCATCATTCCATCTATCTTGCGCTCATGGGCGGACTCGGAACCGTCCTGTTATTGTCGGGCTGTCCGAAGAAGGTCGAGACGACCAAGGCCGCGGCGCCGGTCCAGGAACAGGCGCCGGCGCCCGCGCCGGAACCGAGCAACCCCGAGCCCGCGCCCCCTCCGAAAGTCGAGGAGACGCCGGTCGCCAAACCGGCCGAGATGCCTTCGCAGGGCCTGGCCGACGCCTATTTCGATTTCGACAAATACAACATCCGCGACGACGCGCGCGCCGCGCTGGAAAACGACGCCCGCTGGCTGAAGGAAAACCCCAAGGTTCGGGTGAAGATCGAGGGGCATTGCGATGAACGGGGAACCAACGAGTACAACCTGGCCCTGGGCGAGCGGCGGGCGAAGGCCGTGAGGCAGGTCCTGACCACGCTCGGCGTGGAGGCGGCCCGCTTGTCCACCATCAGCTACGGCGAGGAACGGCCGGTCTGCACGCAGCATGACGAAACCTGCTACGCCAAGAACCGACGGGCCCATTTCACGGTTCAATAG
- the mutL gene encoding DNA mismatch repair endonuclease MutL codes for MPKIHILSENLSNKIAAGEIVERPASVVKELVENAIDAGATRVFIEVEDSGRRLIRVSDDGEGMEAEDARRSFERHATSKLRSESDLSAIRTMGFRGEALPSIGAVARVRMVTAPRGETLGTEVRVHGGNRVGVREAAAPAGTLVEVEELFYNTPARKKFLKSNPTELAHIVHAVQQQALPHFWIHFRLTHNGEVLLDLPLVRDEMERATQMIGSDGGRDFLEVSAGSDRLKLKGLVSRPGHFRATRERQEFFLNRRAIRNASLSHAVSEAYGTLLAKGRHPVTCLFVEIDPAAVDVNVHPAKREVRFRDNPTVHEFVKTALRERLRREGLPVSRLPDGQGQPERSAGEAGISGVGRESGAGTRVVYTVSSHAGRPAAEVREALEVYRPPDSAAARGGETGPEHSGPELLPVRVQPFGQVDQTYIVAVVGRDASAELHLIDQHAAHERLLYERLLSQQRAARVAVQPLLIPEVVEFPPAEAVRVREILPLFERIGLEAEAFGERSFRIRAVPALLGAVDGGTLMRDILDDVDAGATPGAEDTLRAVVASMACHAAIKAHQPLQPEQMTRLLEDLYRQEIPPTCPHGRPIRVRFGLAELEKLFQRR; via the coding sequence ATGCCGAAGATCCATATTCTTTCCGAAAATTTATCCAACAAAATCGCCGCGGGCGAGATCGTGGAGCGTCCCGCCTCCGTCGTCAAGGAGCTGGTCGAGAACGCGATCGACGCCGGGGCGACGCGGGTCTTCATCGAGGTGGAGGACAGCGGGCGGAGGCTGATCCGCGTTTCGGACGACGGCGAGGGGATGGAGGCGGAGGACGCCCGCCGGTCCTTCGAGCGGCACGCCACCAGCAAACTGCGGTCCGAGTCGGATCTCTCGGCCATACGGACGATGGGGTTTCGCGGGGAGGCGCTCCCGAGCATCGGAGCCGTCGCGCGGGTGAGAATGGTCACGGCGCCGAGGGGGGAGACGCTCGGAACCGAGGTCCGGGTGCACGGGGGGAACCGGGTCGGCGTCCGGGAAGCGGCGGCCCCGGCCGGAACGCTCGTGGAGGTGGAGGAGCTTTTTTACAATACCCCGGCGCGGAAGAAGTTTTTGAAGTCCAACCCGACCGAGCTGGCCCATATCGTCCATGCCGTTCAACAACAGGCGCTTCCCCATTTCTGGATCCATTTCCGCCTGACCCACAACGGCGAGGTCCTTCTGGATCTTCCGCTCGTCCGGGACGAGATGGAGCGGGCGACGCAGATGATCGGGTCGGACGGCGGCCGCGATTTTCTGGAGGTGTCGGCCGGGTCGGACCGTCTCAAGCTCAAGGGGCTGGTTTCGCGGCCGGGCCATTTCCGGGCCACGCGGGAGCGGCAGGAGTTCTTTTTAAACCGCCGGGCGATCCGGAACGCGTCGCTGTCGCACGCCGTGAGCGAGGCCTACGGAACGCTCCTGGCGAAGGGGCGGCATCCGGTCACCTGCCTGTTCGTCGAGATCGATCCCGCGGCGGTGGACGTCAACGTCCATCCCGCCAAGCGCGAGGTCCGGTTCCGGGACAACCCGACGGTCCATGAATTCGTCAAGACCGCGCTTAGGGAGCGGCTCCGGCGGGAGGGCCTGCCGGTCTCCCGCCTGCCGGACGGGCAGGGGCAGCCCGAACGGTCCGCGGGCGAGGCCGGGATATCGGGAGTCGGCCGGGAGTCCGGCGCGGGGACGAGAGTCGTCTACACGGTGTCGTCGCACGCCGGACGGCCCGCGGCGGAGGTCCGCGAGGCGCTGGAGGTCTACCGGCCGCCGGATTCCGCCGCCGCGCGCGGCGGGGAGACCGGGCCGGAACATTCCGGACCGGAGTTGCTTCCGGTCCGCGTCCAGCCCTTCGGCCAGGTGGACCAGACCTACATCGTGGCGGTCGTCGGGCGGGACGCCTCCGCGGAACTGCATCTGATCGACCAGCACGCGGCGCACGAACGGCTGCTGTACGAGCGCCTGCTGTCCCAGCAGCGGGCCGCCCGCGTGGCGGTCCAGCCGCTCCTGATTCCCGAGGTCGTGGAATTCCCGCCGGCCGAGGCCGTGAGGGTCCGCGAAATCCTTCCGCTGTTCGAGCGGATCGGGCTGGAGGCGGAGGCGTTCGGCGAGCGGAGTTTCCGGATCCGCGCGGTGCCGGCGCTCCTTGGCGCGGTGGACGGCGGCACGCTGATGCGGGATATCCTGGACGACGTCGACGCCGGCGCGACGCCGGGCGCGGAGGACACGCTCCGGGCGGTCGTCGCGTCGATGGCCTGCCACGCGGCGATCAAGGCCCATCAGCCGCTCCAGCCGGAGCAGATGACGCGCCTGCTGGAGGACCTTTACCGGCAGGAGATTCCGCCGACCTGTCCCCACGGCCGTCCGATCCGCGTCCGGTTTGGGTTGGCGGAGTTGGAAAAATTGTTCCAACGGCGGTGA
- a CDS encoding DUF3105 domain-containing protein: MQKPLYIFRAVVVFIRPMRPSPPAAAAACLILCMIAGPSGPSSARAQEAKGFVPPGHEVPNLGNMHIKNPGDPHIRYNSVPPTSGPHLPYIAKWGVSKTPIPDELQVHNLEDGGVMIQYNCRDCDTLIGRLEAFAVKYNKVIVAPYPNMKTPVALTAWTRIDTMDQPDEARIERFIKAYMGIDHHVRE, from the coding sequence ATGCAAAAACCGCTTTACATTTTCCGCGCTGTTGTGGTATTCATACGGCCCATGCGTCCATCGCCTCCGGCGGCCGCGGCCGCTTGCCTCATCCTCTGCATGATCGCGGGACCCTCCGGCCCATCCTCGGCCCGGGCCCAGGAGGCCAAGGGCTTTGTCCCGCCGGGCCACGAGGTCCCGAACCTTGGGAACATGCATATCAAAAACCCGGGCGACCCGCATATCCGTTACAACAGCGTCCCGCCCACGTCCGGACCGCACCTTCCCTACATCGCCAAGTGGGGCGTCTCGAAGACCCCGATTCCCGACGAACTGCAGGTGCACAACCTGGAGGACGGCGGCGTGATGATCCAGTACAACTGCCGTGACTGCGACACCCTGATCGGCCGGCTCGAAGCCTTCGCGGTCAAGTACAACAAGGTGATCGTCGCGCCCTATCCCAACATGAAAACCCCCGTCGCGCTGACCGCCTGGACGCGGATCGACACCATGGACCAGCCGGACGAGGCCCGCATCGAACGGTTCATCAAGGCCTACATGGGCATCGATCACCACGTCCGAGAATAG
- a CDS encoding pseudouridine synthase produces MGNGPQHSSQQRRSLPNVSLARALSKLGVASRSQARELIRSGRVTVNGRALTNPEVRVHPERESIAVDGKTVARGRRLYIMMHKPAGYVTTRSDERGRATVYDLLNDRDRRLFPVGRLDRDSRGLLLFTNDTPWANALTDPASKLPKVYELRLDREITDPDMERFRSGVTLDDGGRTRPAKIRRLERADGPLVEAAITEGRNRQLRRMMSALGYEVKDLLRTRIGSVSLLGLREGDVRALTPEEIRALKAERRRKD; encoded by the coding sequence ATGGGGAACGGACCGCAACATTCCTCACAACAACGCCGCTCCCTTCCCAACGTCAGCCTGGCGCGGGCGCTGTCGAAGCTGGGCGTCGCGTCCCGTTCGCAGGCTCGCGAACTGATCCGCTCCGGCCGGGTCACGGTCAACGGCCGCGCGCTCACGAACCCGGAGGTCCGCGTCCATCCCGAGCGCGAGAGCATCGCGGTGGACGGGAAAACCGTCGCGCGCGGACGGCGCCTTTATATAATGATGCACAAACCGGCGGGTTACGTCACGACACGCTCGGACGAGCGCGGCCGCGCCACCGTTTACGACCTGCTCAACGACCGGGACCGACGGCTCTTCCCGGTCGGCCGGCTCGATCGGGACAGCCGGGGACTGCTCCTTTTTACGAACGACACGCCATGGGCCAACGCACTGACGGACCCGGCTTCAAAGCTCCCGAAGGTCTATGAGCTTCGGCTCGACCGCGAGATAACGGACCCGGACATGGAGCGCTTTCGATCCGGCGTGACGCTCGACGACGGCGGACGGACGCGCCCGGCGAAGATCCGGCGCTTGGAACGCGCGGACGGCCCCTTAGTCGAGGCCGCGATCACGGAGGGACGGAACCGCCAGCTGCGGCGGATGATGTCCGCGCTCGGCTACGAGGTGAAGGACCTCCTGCGGACCCGGATCGGATCGGTTTCGTTGTTGGGACTTCGGGAAGGTGACGTGCGCGCATTGACGCCGGAAGAAATCCGCGCCTTAAAAGCCGAACGCCGCCGAAAGGACTAA
- the lnt gene encoding apolipoprotein N-acyltransferase, translating to MILAFLSGVLSFLIFPRYDFESLAWIALVPLFLALENQSVRKSFGLGWAAGTVYFLGTIHWVTNTMIHYGKLPAVVSYPILLLFALYLGLYVAAFAALFVFLKRRTTFPPVLAAPALWVALELLRTYALTGFPWELLGYSQYLSLPVIQIADTAGVYGVSFLIVLVNVAVAEGTLALRARRFRTGAWRPVAAALAAVALVLGYGAWRLAQDRLGQAPTLRVGAVQADIPQDKKWDAAFRQETIDRYERLSRALASQAVQLLVWPEAAMPFFFEEDPAFRQQVVETVRADGVPLLFGSPAVATVGNRLRMFNSAYFLSADGRVLGRYDKMHLVPFGEYVPLSSVLFFVDKMAEGIGDFLPGNDYTVMTLPRIDDPQAGPPPKIAAVICFEVIFPDLVRQFVKQGAQLMTTITNDAWFGDSSAPYQHFSMVVFRAVENRVPFARAANTGVSGFIERTGRIRLTSPIFVEAAIADGLRLRTQTTFYTRYGDVFAYACVIMALFMIYTAVRTRPRGEEFSYA from the coding sequence TTGATTCTGGCCTTCCTGAGCGGCGTTCTTTCCTTCCTTATTTTTCCCCGCTATGATTTTGAGTCCCTCGCATGGATCGCGCTCGTTCCCCTCTTCCTCGCCCTCGAAAATCAGAGCGTCCGAAAATCCTTCGGACTGGGCTGGGCGGCCGGCACGGTCTATTTTCTCGGCACGATCCACTGGGTCACGAACACGATGATCCATTACGGAAAGCTCCCGGCCGTCGTGAGCTATCCGATCCTGCTGCTGTTCGCCCTCTACCTCGGACTGTACGTCGCGGCCTTCGCCGCGCTCTTCGTTTTTCTGAAACGGCGGACGACCTTCCCGCCCGTTCTGGCCGCGCCCGCGCTCTGGGTCGCGCTGGAGCTGCTCCGGACCTACGCGCTGACCGGCTTTCCGTGGGAATTGCTGGGCTACTCCCAATACCTCTCGCTGCCGGTGATCCAGATCGCGGACACCGCGGGCGTCTACGGCGTCTCCTTCCTTATCGTCCTCGTCAACGTCGCCGTCGCCGAGGGGACGCTGGCGCTGCGCGCCCGGCGCTTCCGCACGGGCGCCTGGCGCCCCGTCGCCGCGGCCCTGGCCGCGGTGGCGCTGGTCCTGGGATACGGGGCCTGGCGCCTGGCGCAGGACCGGCTCGGACAAGCGCCGACCCTGCGGGTGGGCGCGGTCCAGGCCGACATCCCCCAGGACAAAAAATGGGACGCCGCGTTCCGCCAGGAGACGATCGACCGCTACGAACGGCTCTCCCGCGCGCTCGCCTCCCAAGCGGTCCAACTCCTCGTCTGGCCGGAAGCGGCGATGCCGTTTTTCTTCGAGGAGGACCCGGCCTTCCGTCAACAGGTGGTCGAAACGGTGCGGGCCGACGGCGTCCCGCTCCTCTTCGGCAGCCCGGCCGTCGCGACCGTCGGGAACCGGCTCCGGATGTTCAACAGCGCCTATTTTCTTTCGGCGGACGGACGGGTGCTGGGGCGCTACGACAAGATGCACCTGGTCCCCTTCGGCGAGTACGTCCCGCTTTCGAGCGTCCTGTTCTTCGTCGACAAAATGGCGGAGGGGATCGGCGACTTCCTCCCGGGCAACGATTACACCGTGATGACGCTTCCGCGGATCGATGATCCGCAAGCGGGCCCTCCCCCCAAGATCGCCGCGGTCATCTGCTTCGAAGTCATCTTCCCGGACCTCGTCCGGCAGTTCGTCAAGCAGGGCGCGCAGCTGATGACCACGATCACCAACGACGCCTGGTTCGGCGACTCGTCCGCGCCCTACCAGCATTTCTCGATGGTCGTCTTCCGGGCCGTCGAGAACCGCGTCCCCTTCGCGCGCGCGGCCAACACCGGCGTCTCCGGCTTCATCGAGCGGACCGGACGGATCCGGCTGACGAGCCCGATCTTCGTCGAGGCCGCGATCGCCGACGGCTTGAGGCTCCGGACGCAGACCACGTTCTACACGCGCTACGGCGACGTTTTCGCCTACGCCTGTGTTATAATGGCGCTGTTTATGATCTACACGGCCGTGCGAACCCGGCCCCGAGGAGAGGAGTTTTCCTATGCTTGA